One genomic window of Psychrobacter cibarius includes the following:
- the orn gene encoding oligoribonuclease, with protein sequence MSTGDHPNKIKIRNQGKKGLVWIDLEMTGLDTLNDEIIEIATVVTDEDLNVLAEGPVFAIKVSDQTLNKMDDWNTKQHGQSGLVDRVRRSTVTLAEAEAETIKFLNKWVDSGKSPMCGNSICQDRRFMARQMPELEKFFHYRNLDVSSIKELCFRWRPDILRNFEKGGSHLALDDIRDSIRELKHYRQHFFKLIP encoded by the coding sequence ATGAGTACCGGTGACCACCCCAACAAGATTAAAATTAGAAACCAAGGCAAAAAAGGGCTGGTATGGATTGACCTAGAAATGACCGGGCTGGATACCTTGAATGACGAGATTATCGAGATTGCTACCGTTGTCACTGATGAAGATTTAAATGTCCTTGCCGAAGGGCCAGTGTTCGCTATAAAAGTATCGGATCAAACGTTAAATAAAATGGATGATTGGAATACCAAGCAGCATGGTCAGTCAGGACTGGTCGACCGTGTCCGCCGTAGTACCGTGACATTGGCAGAGGCCGAAGCTGAGACGATTAAGTTTCTCAATAAATGGGTCGATAGTGGTAAGTCGCCAATGTGTGGCAATTCTATCTGTCAAGATCGCCGCTTTATGGCGCGTCAAATGCCGGAATTAGAAAAATTCTTCCATTATCGCAATCTGGATGTGTCGTCAATCAAAGAGCTTTGCTTCCGCTGGCGTCCTGATATTCTCAGAAACTTTGAAAAAGGTGGTAGTCACTTAGCGTTAGATGATATTCGTGATTC
- the rsgA gene encoding ribosome small subunit-dependent GTPase A, which produces MALIRQRKLTKQQIRRIDKQQLASQDSIDDSLMDGVVMAHYGKQLEVQVTSLPTVIPVQPEIAPDDPEPFWQELALGDIWRCHVRTNLPMLAAGDQVRWSADPNTGFGRIESVKPRTSLVSRPDRYHKLKPVAANVDILAIVFAPLPAAAPTLIDRYLVVCHHAGVKPLLVLNKADLLAEENGVDTKELLAQYASLGYESVLTSVDCPENVAYSDEQEGLDELKRYIDKKLVIFAGQSGVGKSSLINALLPESAQSVNIISDNSKLGQHTTTTSRLLPFNPADLTQGGIVDTPGIREYGIWHLTPDDIISGFVELAPLSGNCQFRDCRHTHNSKGCALWQAVADGVVLQRRVENLVTLREEADTKPY; this is translated from the coding sequence ATGGCATTAATTCGGCAACGCAAGCTGACTAAGCAACAGATTCGTCGCATCGACAAACAACAGCTGGCAAGTCAAGACAGCATCGATGACAGTTTGATGGATGGCGTGGTCATGGCGCATTATGGCAAGCAGTTGGAAGTACAAGTGACCAGCTTGCCTACGGTGATACCTGTGCAGCCGGAGATTGCACCCGATGATCCTGAGCCGTTTTGGCAAGAGCTGGCATTAGGCGATATTTGGCGTTGTCATGTGCGTACCAATTTACCGATGCTAGCCGCTGGTGACCAAGTACGCTGGAGTGCTGACCCTAATACTGGCTTTGGACGTATTGAATCGGTCAAGCCGCGTACCTCTCTGGTCTCGCGTCCTGATCGTTATCATAAACTTAAACCTGTCGCCGCCAATGTCGATATTTTAGCCATTGTCTTCGCGCCGCTACCTGCTGCCGCGCCAACCCTCATCGATCGTTATTTGGTCGTCTGTCATCATGCTGGTGTAAAGCCACTGTTGGTGCTTAATAAAGCCGATTTATTGGCAGAAGAAAACGGCGTCGATACCAAAGAATTATTGGCACAATATGCTTCTCTCGGTTATGAGAGCGTTCTCACCTCAGTCGATTGCCCTGAAAACGTCGCGTATAGTGATGAGCAAGAAGGGCTGGATGAATTAAAACGTTATATCGATAAAAAACTGGTTATTTTTGCGGGGCAATCTGGTGTCGGTAAAAGCAGTTTGATTAATGCCCTACTACCTGAATCGGCACAAAGCGTCAATATCATCTCTGATAACTCAAAACTTGGTCAACATACCACCACCACCAGTCGCTTATTACCATTTAATCCAGCTGACTTGACCCAAGGCGGTATCGTCGATACCCCAGGTATCCGCGAGTACGGCATTTGGCATCTTACACCCGATGATATCATTTCAGGATTTGTAGAGCTTGCACCGTTATCTGGCAACTGTCAGTTCCGTGATTGTCGTCATACTCACAACAGCAAAGGCTGCGCACTATGGCAAGCGGTTGCTGACGGCGTGGTATTGCAGCGCCGTGTGGAAAACCTCGTTACCCTAAGAGAAGAGGCAGATACTAAGCCCTATTAA
- a CDS encoding rhodanese-like domain-containing protein, protein MDRALEFVGNHPFLFGILAVLAVLFFTIENKRSGRKISPNTLGMMVNSQNAQLIDIRAKKKFETGYIQGSRNIPFTELKDRLEEIRAIEQPVIIICDMGVQAGAAIQMIGKDSVYRLEGGIGGWQAAGMPLVGLKDAKPKNKGKAKPSLHK, encoded by the coding sequence TTGGATCGTGCGCTGGAATTTGTGGGCAACCACCCGTTTTTATTTGGTATATTAGCCGTACTTGCCGTGCTATTTTTTACGATTGAAAACAAACGTAGTGGCAGAAAAATATCGCCCAATACCTTAGGTATGATGGTTAACTCGCAAAACGCGCAGCTAATCGATATTCGTGCCAAAAAGAAGTTTGAGACTGGTTACATCCAAGGCAGCCGTAACATACCGTTCACTGAGCTCAAAGACCGCTTAGAAGAAATCCGTGCAATTGAGCAGCCAGTAATTATCATTTGTGATATGGGTGTGCAAGCAGGCGCGGCGATTCAGATGATCGGCAAGGACAGTGTCTATCGCTTAGAAGGTGGTATCGGCGGTTGGCAAGCAGCGGGCATGCCATTGGTTGGGTTAAAGGATGCAAAGCCTAAAAATAAAGGCAAAGCCAAACCAAGTCTACATAAGTAG
- the grxC gene encoding glutaredoxin 3, translated as MTVAVKVYTTPICPYCSNAKQLLKTKGVDYEEIGMHDMSREERQELMKKTNNYRTVPQIFVGETFVGGFDELNQMNQQGKLDELLAG; from the coding sequence ATGACTGTCGCTGTTAAAGTTTATACGACGCCTATCTGCCCATATTGCTCAAACGCCAAACAACTCTTAAAAACTAAAGGCGTTGACTACGAAGAAATTGGCATGCACGATATGAGCCGCGAAGAGCGTCAAGAATTAATGAAAAAAACCAATAACTATCGCACTGTGCCGCAAATCTTCGTCGGTGAGACCTTTGTCGGTGGTTTTGATGAGCTCAATCAAATGAACCAACAAGGCAAACTTGACGAGCTATTAGCAGGTTAA
- the secB gene encoding protein-export chaperone SecB: MAEEQAQPQLALERIYVKDMSLEVPGASVFTKEWNPELDINLSSNAEKLDDDHYQVILTVSVTAKNAEEAAFIAEVHQAGIFLLKDIPEDQIGQILGAYCPNVLFPYAREVISDIVTRGSFPQLLLAPVNFDQAYAQSQQQAQVDAEGNA, from the coding sequence ATGGCTGAAGAACAAGCACAACCACAATTGGCACTAGAGCGTATCTACGTAAAAGATATGTCACTTGAAGTCCCAGGCGCTAGTGTGTTCACCAAAGAGTGGAACCCAGAGCTTGATATCAATTTGTCTAGCAACGCTGAAAAACTGGATGACGATCATTATCAAGTCATCTTAACTGTGAGCGTTACAGCAAAAAATGCGGAAGAAGCGGCATTTATCGCTGAAGTGCATCAAGCAGGTATCTTCTTATTAAAAGACATCCCAGAAGACCAAATCGGTCAAATCTTAGGGGCATACTGCCCGAACGTTTTGTTCCCGTATGCTCGTGAAGTCATCAGCGACATCGTAACGCGTGGTAGCTTCCCGCAGTTATTGCTAGCCCCTGTCAACTTTGACCAAGCTTACGCGCAAAGCCAGCAACAAGCACAAGTTGATGCTGAAGGTAACGCCTAA
- the adk gene encoding adenylate kinase: MMRIILLGPPGAGKGTQAQFISKEYDIPQISTGDMLRAAIKEGSELGKKAKDIMNAGGLVSDDLIINLVKERIAKPDCANGCILDGFPRTIPQAQALADADVAIDHVIEISVPDDEIVKRLSGRRQHPGSGRVYHVDHNPPKVDGIDDVTGEALIQREDDKESTIRDRLATYHEQTSALVGFYQDKAKEGADAPNYDKFDGTQGIDDVKQQILSALKG, translated from the coding sequence ATGATGCGTATTATTTTGCTAGGTCCACCAGGCGCCGGTAAAGGTACCCAAGCCCAGTTTATTTCTAAAGAATATGATATCCCGCAGATCTCAACTGGCGATATGCTGCGTGCAGCGATCAAAGAAGGCAGCGAGCTTGGCAAAAAAGCCAAAGACATCATGAATGCTGGTGGTTTGGTTTCTGATGACCTCATTATTAACCTAGTGAAAGAACGTATCGCTAAGCCTGATTGTGCCAATGGTTGTATTTTGGATGGTTTTCCGCGTACGATTCCACAGGCTCAAGCACTTGCAGATGCTGACGTTGCTATCGATCATGTAATCGAAATTAGCGTGCCGGATGACGAGATTGTCAAGCGCTTATCTGGTCGCCGCCAACATCCTGGTTCAGGTCGCGTTTATCACGTTGATCACAATCCACCTAAGGTCGATGGTATCGATGATGTGACTGGTGAAGCACTAATCCAGCGTGAAGATGATAAAGAATCTACCATTCGTGATCGTCTAGCGACTTATCATGAGCAAACATCAGCGCTTGTTGGCTTTTATCAAGACAAGGCCAAAGAAGGTGCCGATGCCCCTAATTATGATAAGTTTGATGGCACGCAAGGCATCGATGATGTTAAGCAACAAATTTTATCAGCGTTAAAAGGCTAA
- the ccmI gene encoding c-type cytochrome biogenesis protein CcmI, giving the protein MTIFSTVGLFIALSLLIALILAVITIMPWLRASRSPEKPMDNQLLDINVAVFRERLAELKTDKDNGTIDDSHYQNQKLELERQLLDAQREVTPMVAPGIKSRLIITVWVPVLAAMAYLMVGDRTPVFELWAAEDKVGQVADELLTGKIDQPPAWAIEDGQQLISAMQTNVYRHADDPDRWMRLSELFLSLEATDSAIEALSRAYRLSPDNEEIATTYAQISFFANKGQLDANSRRVLQDVLAKNPEHEGAQMLMAMGEARSSNFDQAQGWIKRLRDSIAAKPGDHTKALASLDELSANVTAQQQQASEGVEVTVTINASLLPLVKADDVLFVAIRDVNGGPPFAAKRLPISVIKQGEASISLSDLDAMMSERTLKSARADKVQLAVIARISHSGTASAESGDLSGNPVVISAEQNQVNVEINQQIP; this is encoded by the coding sequence AGCTGTTGGATATCAACGTTGCTGTGTTCCGTGAGCGTCTAGCAGAACTAAAAACAGATAAAGACAATGGCACTATCGATGACAGCCATTACCAGAACCAAAAACTGGAGCTTGAACGCCAGTTATTGGATGCTCAGCGTGAAGTCACACCGATGGTTGCACCTGGTATCAAAAGCCGATTGATTATTACTGTCTGGGTGCCTGTCCTCGCGGCGATGGCGTATTTGATGGTCGGCGATCGTACGCCTGTGTTCGAGCTTTGGGCAGCTGAAGACAAAGTGGGTCAAGTGGCTGATGAATTGTTAACGGGTAAGATTGATCAGCCGCCTGCTTGGGCGATTGAAGATGGTCAACAGCTGATTAGTGCCATGCAGACCAATGTCTATCGTCACGCTGATGATCCAGATCGCTGGATGCGTTTATCAGAATTATTCTTATCATTAGAAGCGACGGATTCCGCAATTGAAGCCTTGTCGCGTGCTTATCGTTTGTCACCAGACAATGAAGAGATTGCAACCACCTATGCACAGATTAGCTTCTTTGCCAATAAAGGCCAATTAGACGCTAATAGTCGCCGAGTGCTACAAGACGTGTTGGCTAAAAATCCAGAGCATGAGGGCGCGCAAATGCTCATGGCAATGGGTGAGGCACGGAGTAGTAATTTTGATCAAGCACAAGGCTGGATTAAGCGTCTACGTGACAGTATTGCGGCTAAACCTGGTGATCATACCAAAGCATTGGCGAGTCTAGATGAGCTAAGTGCTAATGTCACCGCTCAGCAACAGCAAGCCTCTGAAGGTGTTGAAGTGACTGTTACGATTAATGCTAGCCTGCTGCCGTTAGTTAAAGCCGACGATGTGTTGTTTGTCGCCATACGTGATGTCAATGGTGGACCACCATTTGCTGCCAAACGTTTGCCGATCAGTGTTATCAAGCAAGGTGAAGCCAGCATTAGCCTAAGCGATTTGGATGCCATGATGTCTGAACGTACTTTGAAATCGGCGAGAGCGGATAAAGTTCAGTTGGCTGTCATCGCTCGTATCAGCCATAGTGGTACTGCCAGTGCAGAGTCAGGGGATTTGTCAGGTAATCCAGTGGTGATTAGTGCGGAACAAAATCAGGTCAATGTTGAAATTAATCAACAAATTCCATAG